CCTCGTTCAAGCGCGGCGCCACCGAGTTCTCCTCGCAGGTGGCCCGCCTCAAGGCCGCCAACTGCGACCTCGTCGTCATGGGCACGATCATCCGCGAGACCGTGGGCGTGCTGGCGGAAGCCAAGAAGGTCGGGCTCGAAGCCGTGTTCGTCGGCACCAGCGCGGCCTATACCCACCTCATTCCGCAGCTCGGCGGACCGGTGGCCGAGGGCTTCTACGCCATGATGACCACGGCCCATCCCTATCCCGACGACCCGAGCCCGCAGATCCGCGAATGGGCCCAGCGCTACAAGGCGCGCTTCGGCGAGGATCCGACCGTGTTCTCCGCCTATGGCTGGCAGATCGGCAACCTCTTCTACGAAGCCGCCATGAAGGCCGGCCAGAGCCTCACCGTCGAGAGCTTCCTGCGCGCGGTCGAGCAGCCCTACGGCACCGACATGTTCGACAGCCAGGGCTGCCGCATCACCGCGCAGAACCGGCTCTGCAACAATTCGGCGCGGCTCTCCCAGATCCGCAACGGCCGCTGGGTGATCATCGGCAACTGGGTGCACGGCGCGACGCCGACGCACTGACGGGCCATGACCATGTCGCCGCCGGCCCTGCCGGCGGCGATTCCTTTTGGATCAGCGCCCCTGCGCCCTGCAACGAGGTTCGCGATCCTTCATGCGGCCGTCCCGGCGCGAAAAACTAACCGAGCTTGGCGGCTTTCGCCTGGTCGTACCACCAGGTGGCCGGCGCGCCGCGGCTGTAGCGCGGCTTGGTTTCGGGAAAGCCGAAAAGGTCCCAGAAGGCGATGGTATGGCTGCCCTTGTACCAGTTGGGCACCCAGTAGCGGCCGGCGCGCAGCACACGGTCGATCGCCTTGCAGATCACGGTGAGCTCGGCCCGCGAACTGGCGACCAGAGCCTTCTCGATCAGCGCGTCGAGCACGGGGTCGGCGATGCCGGCCAGGTTGTTCGAGCCCGGCTCACGGCCGCTCGCCGAACCGAAGAACGAGCGCATGCCCTCGCCCGGCGTCAGCGAGAGCGAATAGCGGCGCACCGTCATGTCGAAATCATAATCCTTCAGGCGCGACTGGTATTGCGCCGAATCGACCCGGCGGATGCCGGCCTCGATGCCGAGCCGCCTGAGATTGGCGACGAAAGGCTGGGTGTGCCGCTCCAGCGAATTCTCGAAATCGAGGAACTCGACGGTCAGCGGCTGGCCCTGCGGATCGAGCAGCTTGTTGTCGCGCAGGGTGCAGCCGGCCTCGCGCAGCAGCGCGGTGGCGCGGCGAAGCAGGTTGCGGTCCTGGCCCGAACCGTCGGAAGCGGGGGGCGAATAGGGCGTGCCGAACACCTCATCGGCGACCTTGCCGCGGAACGGCTCGAGCAGGGCGAGCTCCTCGGGCGAGGGCGGACCGGACGCCATCAGGGGCGAGTTCTGGAAGAACGAATGGGTGCGCTTGTAGGCGTCGAACATGACGTTCTTGTTGGTCCATTCGAAATCGAAGGCGAGCCCCAGCGCCTCGCGCACGCGCCGGTCGGCGAATTTCGGCCGCCGCGTATTGATGAACCAGCCCTGAGCGCCCGACGGCGTCTCGTCGGGCAGTTCCTTGCGGACGACCCGGCCGTCGCGCACGGCGGGAAAATCGTATTGTGTCGCCCAGACGCGCGCGGTGAATTCCTCGCGGAACGTATAGGCCCGACTCTTGAAGGCCTCGAAGGCGACGTCGCGGTCGCGGAAGAATTCGAGCCTGACGATATCGAAATTGTTCTGCCCGACCGAGACGGGAAGCCTTTCGCCCCACCAGTCCTTGACCCGCTCATATTCGATGAAGCGCCCGGGCTCGAACCGGCCGACCTTGTAGGCTGACGAACCGAGCGGCAGCTCCATGGTGGAGGCTTCGAAATCGCGCGTCGCGTAATAGGCCTTCGACAGGATCGGCATGCCGGCGACCGTCAGCGGCAGGTCGCGGGCGCGGCCCTCGGCGAAGGTCACCTTCACCAGGCGCTCCTCCTCGGCCTCGGCGCCGGCGACGTCGCGCAGCAGCACGCGCAGGATCGGGTGGCCCTTCTCCTTCAGCGTCGTCAGGCTCCAGGCGACGTCGGCTGCGGTGATCGGGCTGCCGTCGTGGAACCTCGCGATGTCGCGGAGGCGGAAGCGGTAGGTCAGGCCGTCCGCCGAGATGCGCACGCGCTCGGCGGCGAGGCCGTAGAGCGAATCCGGCTCGTCGCCGCCGCCGGCCATCAGGCTCGCATAGATGCCGTCGAGCTGCGGCGGCGCGTCGCCGCGCAGCACGAAGGTGTTCATCGTGTTGAAGGTGTTGGGGTTCTGGTTGAAGCCCCAGCTCGACGGGCTGTGAATGAAGGTGCCGCCTTTCGGCGCGCCCGGATTGACGAAGTCGAAATGCTTGAAGTCGGGCCCGTATTTCAGATCGCCGAAAGAGGAGATGCCGTGGGTCTCGCGCTCGGCCTGACCGAAGGCCCTGGGGCCCAGAAGGCCGGCGCCGGCGCCGGCCGCGGCGAGGGTCAGGACGGAGCGGCGGGAGGGTCGGAACATGGCGTCTCTTTCGAAGCTTGTGAGGTTCGACAAGGGCTAGATCACCCGAGCGCGGCGGCAAGGGGACGAGAATCGGGCGGCATGCCGCGGCCGAGCTTAGCCGATCGGCAGGACGTTGGTGTGCTTGACCTGGGTCAGGGCAAAACTCGATTCGATCGAGGCGACGCCGTCGAGGCGCGTCAGCTTCTCCTTCAGGAAGCTCTCATAGGCCGGCAGGTCGGCGCAGACGACCCGCATCAGATAGTCGCGCTGGCCGGTCATCAGATAGCATTCCATCACTTCCGGCCAACCGGCGACGGCGCTGGCGAACCGATCGAGCTCCTCCTCGCGCTGGCGCTCGAGCTTGATCGAGATGAACACGCTCACCGGCAGGTCGACGGCCTGCTGGTCGATGGTGGCGACATAACCGGTGATGACACCGGCCGCCTCCAGCAGCCTGACGCGGCGCAGGCACGGGGTGGCCGACAGGCCGACCCGCTCGGCGAGCGCCTGGTTGGTGATCCGGCCGTCGCGCTGCAGTTCCTGGAGGATCCGGCGATCGAGATGGTCGAGCTGCATGTCTGGTCAATTCGGCTGCGGAAGACGGTCATCGTAGCGCTATCTGCTAATCGAGCCCGGGTCCATGGCCATTTTTGGCAGGCATGACGCCGCAGGCTTTGGCAAGATGGGACGATCCGCGCGCCGCCGCGCGCCAAGCCCAACGACGCGCAACACGCGCCCCCAGGACACGTCATGACCGACCGCCGTCTCGCCCCCTTGTCGGCCCTCGAGCAGAAGGTGCTGTGGCTCGCCTCCTGGACGATCCACAATGCCAATCACCTGCGCGCCAGCGCCGACGGGCTGAAGGTCGGCGGCCACCAGGCCTCTTCCGCCTCGCTCGCCACCATCATGACCGCGCTCTACTTCGCCGTGCTGCGGCCGGAGGACCGGGTGGCGGTCAAGCCGCATGCGAGCCCGAACTTCCACGCCATCCAATATCTGCTCGGCAACCAGAGCCGCGCCAAGCTCGAGACCTTCCGCGGCTACAAGGGCGCGCAGAGCTATCCCTCGCGCACCAAGGACGGCGACGATGTCGACTTCTCCACCGGCTCGGTCGGGCTCGGGGTCGCCCAGACTTTGTTCTCCTCGCTCGTCCAGGACTATGTGAAGGCCCATGGCTGGGCCAAGGACCAGCCCGAGGGCCGCATGGTGGCCCTGATCGGCGACGCCGAGATGGACGAAGGCAACATCTACGAGGCGCTGATCGAGGGCTGGAAGCACGGCCTGCGCAACACCTGGTGGGTGGTCGACTACAACAGGCAGAGCCTGGACGCGGTGATCCGCGAGGGCCTGTGGCAGCGCTTCGAGGCCATGTTCCGCAATTTCGGCTGGGACGTGGTGATCCTGAAATATGGCAAGCTCCTGGAAGCGGCCTTTGCCGAGCCTGGCGGTACCAGGCTTCGGGACTGGATCGATACCTGCCCGAACCAGCTCTACTCCGCCCTCTGCTTCCAGGGCGGCGCCGCCTGGCGCAAGCGCCTCACCGACGATATCGGCGACCAGGGGCCGGTGACCCGGCTGATCGACAGCCGGTCGGACGCGGACCTCGCGCGGCTGATGACCAATCTCGGCGGCCACGATCTTGCGACGCTCGTGGAAGCCTTCGAGCAGATCGACCACGACCGGCCGGTCTGTTTCATCGCCTATACGATCAAGGGCTTCGGCCTGCCGCTGCAGGGTCACAAGGACAATCATGCCGGCCTGATGACGCCCGCCCAGATGGACAGCCTGCGCCAGGCGATGAAGATCCGTTCAGGCCATGAATGGGACCGGTTCGAAGGCCTGCCGGTCGCCGCCGACAGGCTCGAAGCCTTTCTCGCCGAGGTGCCTTTCGCGGCGCGCGGCGTCCGGCGCCATACCGCGCCGAAGATCGCCGTCCCCGAGATGCTCGCCTGTCCGGCGCAGCCTGCCATGTCGACCCAGCAGGGTTTCGGCCTGATCCTCAACGAGATCGCCCGGCTCGACACGCGCTTCGCCGACCGCATCGTCACCACCTCGCCGGACGTGACCGTGTCGACCAATCTCGGCGCCTTCGTCAACCGGCGCGGCCTGTTCGCGCGCGAGTCGCTTGCAGACACGTTCCGGCAGGAGCGCATCCCTTCGACCTTCAACTGGGACTTCTCGCCCAGGGGCCAGCATATCGAGCTCGGCATCGCCGAGATGAACCTGTTCATCATGCTCTCGGCGCTGGGCCTTAGCCATTCGATCCACGGCGAGAGGCTTCTGCCGATCGGCACGCTCTACGATCCCTTCATCCAGCGCGGCCTCGATGCCCTGAATTACGCCTGCTACCAGGATGCCCGCTTCATCCTGGCGGCAACCCCGTCGGGCGTGACGCTGGCGCCGGAGGGCGGCGCGCACCAGTCGATCGCCACCCCGCTGATCGGCATCGCGCAGGACGGCATCGCCGCCTTCGAGCCGGCCTTCGTCGACGAGCTCGCGACCATCATGCGGTTCGGCTTCGACTATATCCAGCGCGACGGCGGCGAGGATCCCGACGAGACCACCTGGCTGCGCGACGAGACCGGCGGCTCGATCTATCTCAGGCTGTCGACGCGCACCATCGACCAGCCGCAGCGCGCGATGACGCCCGAGCTTGCGCGCGACATCGTCAACGGCGCCTATTGGATGCGCCGGCCCGGGCCCAACTGCCAGGTGGTCATCGCCTATACCGGCACGGTCGCGCCGGAGGCGATCGCCGCCGCCGGCCTGCTCAGCGAAACCCATCGCGATGTCGGCGTGCTCGCCATCACCTCGGCCGACCGGCTGAATGCCGGCTGGACCGCCGCCGAGCGGGCGCGCCAGCGCGGCATCCACACGGCGATGAGCCATATCGAACGGCTGATCGCGCCGCTGTCGCGGGAATGCGGCTTCGTCACCGTCATCGACGGCCATCCCGCGACGCTCGCCTGGATCGGCTCGGTGCACGGCCACCGGCTGAAATCGCTCGGCGTCGAACATTTCGGCCAGACCGGCACGATCGGCGACCTCTACCGGCATTTCGGCATCGACACCAATGCCATCCTGCACGCGGCCCAGGCGGTCGTCGCCGGCCGCCCGGTGCGCTACCTCGCCGCGCTGCCCTGAGCGGTCGCGCCGGCCCGGCTCAGCTCCGGCCCGGGCGGACCGGCGGCATGGCCAGCCGCTCGCGTCGGCACGAGCGCCGCTCGGCCTCCTCGCAGGCGCTGAAATTCATGTCCCGGCCAATGCAGATGCGCACCTCGCGCAGGCGGTGGGCGTCGCACTGGACGCTGATCATGTCGCGCTGCAGGCCGGGATTGGCGCGCACGAAGGCTTCCTCGACCTCGTCGGGCGAGACGGTGCGGATCTCGGAAATGGCCTCGAATTCCTGCGGAATGCGGATCTTGGCGCGCGCCTGGCGCACGGTCTCGAAATAGGCGCCCGGCGAGCGGGCGCCCGAGCAGGTGCCGTGCTTGGCCCATTGCTGGCGCACGAGACCCGGCGCCGGCATGATGTCGAGCATGCCGTTGACGATGCGCCGGTCGAGATCGGGCGCCGGAACCTGGCAATATTCCGGGAAGCCGCGGGTGAATTGTGGCCAGAGGCCGTGGACCACGAAGCTGAAGGGCCGGTCGCCGGCGCATTGCATGGAGCGGCTCGACCGCTCGCCCTGCGCCTCGCAGAAGGACGGCGACCAGGACAGGGCGAGGACGTAGAAATCGAACTCGCCCGGGGTCGCGCCGTGCCGGGCCTGGCCGAGTGCCGTACCGATGCCCGCCGAAGCGGCCAGCACACCCGCGAAGGCCAGGGCGCCGAGGCGCCTGAACACTGCAATCGACATGACCAACCTCCCGTTGAACTGCCGCAAGGGTAGGACAGCCGATGAGAACAAATAAAGAACGTATTTTATCGGATGCCGTCCGAAGGCGGCGCGACGGCGGAGGAAGCGCCCCTCAGCCGTCCTTCCCGGGACCGGCCGTTTCAGGGCCGCGCCATCCGGCAGTTGGGCGCGAAGCTCCAGCCGCGATCGAGGCCGCGCACGCACCATTCGACGCCGAACGTGTAGCCGGTGATGCTCTGGTCTTCCATGATCGCGTAGTCGACCTGGCGCAGCCGGCCGTCGGAGAGCTGGGCCCGCGCCGAGCAATAGACGCGCGGAATGTTGTTGCGCCCCCAGGGATTGTCGGCGACCCGGCGGATCCGGTCGTAGCCGACGATGGTCAGTGCCGAATTCCAGAACTGGCTTTCCTTCTCGGCGAAGCGATGGCTGACCACCTCGAGGGCGGCCGCGGAATCGCAGGGCGGCAGCACGCGCTGGAAATGCGGGTCGCGGAAGATGAGGCCGCCCGGAATGCCATAGCCGGTCCAGGCGCCCGGCGGCACCGCTTCGGTCGACAAGGTCGAACCGCCGAGCCGGCGCGCGGGCTCGTAGCGCCCGAGATCGGAGGCGGGCGCCGGGCCGGCGAGCATGATGGTCAATCCGGCGACGGCGGCGGCGAGGCGGGCGGTCCGCATGGCATGGCACTCCGAATGAGGTGAGTGGACGATTCATCCGAAGAGCCGGGCCGGTCAAGGGCCGACCGGCCACAGTGGCGATCAAAAATCCCCGCCGCCGTCCGGAATCCGGCGTTCGCCTCGCCTGTCGCCCGGCACGGCGGCGCGGTCAGGGCCGGCGGATGCGGATATAGAGGGCGCCGGCGCCGCCATGGCCGAGCGCCGCCTCCTCGAAGCCGATCACCAGCGGACGCAGTTCGGGCATGGTCAGCCAGAGCGGCACGACCCGGCGCAGCACGCCGCGAGCGCCATGGGGATCGGCCCGCCGGCCGCCGTCGCCCCAGGCCGGATCGTCGAAGGCGACCGCCTGTTTCGACGCGCCCTTGCCGGTGATGACGATGACCAGCCTGAGGCCGTCGGCCTGGGCGCGGCGCAGGAAGCCGACCAGCCGGTGATGGGCCGCCTCCTGGGTCAGGCCGTGCAGATCGAGCCGCGCCTCAGCCTGCATCCGGCCGCGTGAGAGCCGCTGGCGCAGCCGCTTCTCGATCGGCGCGAGCGGCGGCGGTGCCGGCGGCAACGGCGGCGCGGCTGCGGCCGCCTTCCGGCCGGCGCACAGGTTTCGCCTCCGGCTCCGGCGGCGCCTCTTCCGTGGCGACCAGATCCGCCGCGCGCGCCGGATCGAGCGGCGTCACGTCGCGCACGACATGGGACCACAACGCCCTGTCCTCGGGCGTCAGCTTGCGGCGGCCGCGTCCGGTCATCGCGCCGGCCGCGGCTGGGGCAGGGGCACGTTGGCGGCTGCGGGCGACAGACCGGCCGGCAGCAGCACGTACCAGTCGGCGCGGTGGCGGATGCGCCCGGCGGTGGAGCCGGCCTCGGGCCCGGTGCCGAGGAACAGGTCGCCGCGCGCCGGCCCGACAATGGCCGATCCGGTATCCTGGGCGATCATCAGGCGGCGGAACGGCTCGCCCGATTCCGACGGGCCGGTCGGCATGAGGCCGTCGATATAGACCGGCGTGCCATAGGCATGGACATTGCGGTCGATGGCGAGAGAGCGCCAGTCGCTGATCGGCACGCCCTGGCCGCCGATCGGCCCGTCCTCATGCGAAAGCTCGCTCTTCACCCGGAAGAACACATAGGAGCGGTTCTGCCGACGCACGTCGCGTGCCGCATCCGGGTTCTGGCCCATCCAGGTTCTGATGAAATCCATCGACATCTGCTCGCGGGTCGCAATGCCGCGCTCGACCAGGACCCGGCCGACCGGCACATAGCGGTGACCGTTATGCGCGGCGTAGCCGATACGCAATGTCGAACCGTCGGCGAAGCGCAGCCGCGCCGAACCCTGGATCTGGGTGAACAGGAGGTCGACGGGATCGCGCACCCAGGCGATCTCCAGCCCGCGGCCGTCGAGAGCGCCTTCCTCGATCTCGCCGCGGTCGAAATAGGGCAGCAGGCGGCCCTCGACCCAGCGCCCGGCGCCGCCGCGGGCGTCGAAGGCGCCAGACGTCACCCCGCGGCCGTTGGCAAGATCGTCGGGACGGGACAGGAAGGCGACGCGATAGGTCTCCGTCCGTTCGCGCGAGGCCTCCACCTCCGGCTCGTAATAGCCGGTGAGGAAGCCGCTCGCCTCGTTCATCTTGGCGATGCGGGCGGGCCGGAACTCGGTTTCGAAAAAGGCTTTTGCGGCAGCGCGGTCGACCGGCTGCGGCAGCGCCAGCGCGCGCGGGCAGATGTCTCGCAGGGCGAACCAGATCGGCTGGCCGACGCGCGGCGCGGCGCGCGCCCGCATGATCTGCCGGCAGGACACGAGGAAGGGCTTGAAGGCAAGGTCCTGGCGGTCTTCGTCCCAGCCCGGCACAGCGGCGAAGGTCGCCGCCTCGAGCCAGGCATCGGGGAAGACCAGAGGAAAGCCGGAAGCGTGGGTCTCGGGCGCCGGCGGCACCAGCGGCGGCTCGGCTGCGGGTTCGGGCGGCACAACGGTCGCCGGCCCGGCCGGCGGCAAAGCCGCGGTCTGGCCGGGTGGCGCGGGATCGGCGAGCCGCGGTTCGGAGGGAAGGCCCGCGGCCGAGGTTGGCGGCCGCAGCAGCAGGAGAAGTTCGCTGGCCGCCCGGGCCCGCGTGCCCTGCGCTGCCGCCGCCAGCACCAGGGCCGCAAGGCCGGCGCAGCGGACCAGGCGACCTCTCATCGGTGCCTCCCGCGCGGTGCCGGGTCAGCTGCCGGCTTCGGTCGCGATCAGACGCCAGTTCGGATCGCGGTCGGTGACATTGCGCGCGAAGGTCCAGATATCGGTCACGTCGGTGACACGGTCGGGCGAGCCGTCGACGACATTGCCGGCACGGTCGCGCGTGGCGGTGACCAGCTGGGAGACGAATTTAAGCGTCACCTGGGCCTGGTCGCCGCGCATCTGCGCGTCGGTGATGTCGGCCTTCTCGATGCCGACGAAGCGGGTCTCGACCGTCTCGCCGCGGCTCTCGCGGTCCTTGATGGCGGCCTCGAAACCTTCGAAAACGTCCTTGGCCAGCAGGTCGCGCAGGGTGCGGCGGTCACCGCCGGCAAAGGCCAGCACGATCATCTCATAGGCCGACTTGGCGCCGCCGACGAAGCCGACCGCGTCGAAGGACGGATCGCGCCCGGCAATGGCGTCCAGGCCGCGCGCGGCCGGCGAGCCGGCGGCGGCGACATTGGTCCAGCGCGGTTCGGCCGGCTGGCCCGGCTCGGCCGCCGGGGGCGGGGCGGGCTGCTGCTGGCCGTTGCGGTTCGGCAGGGGGACGACGTCGGCCGGGCCCCTTTGAGCCTCGCGGTTCTTGTCGCCCGGCTGGAACGGGTCGCGCTCCTGGCCGGTCTTGGTGCCGAGCACGCTACGCAAGCGGAAGAAGATGAACACCGCAAGAGCCAGGAAGATGATCGTGTAGATGTCAAATGCGTTGTTCATGGTCGCCGACTTTCGGGGGCGGAAACGAGACACGACAAGGCGGTCTGCGGCTTATGGCTGCCTCATGACGGCCCGATCTCGAGGTTCACCCGGAACGTGATAGCGCAACCCAGCGAAACTCCAAATCACCGCACGAAGACACCGTATCGTATATCCCGCAGCACACCGCACAAATAAGGCATTTTTCGCGGATCGCCAGATGGCGCGCCGGGCCCCGGCCGATAAAGCCAGGATTCGCAAGTGTTTCTGTCGTCATGTTTCAATTTGACGCGGTCGCAGACGCAGATCCGGTTTCGTCGGCGCGACGGCAACCGGCAGAACAGCCCGCTCGCGCATCCGAGCAGCTTCATCCGCCGCCGGCATCCCTTGCCGGTCACATGGTCGGCGAGATCAGCTCCAACGATGGAAAATAGGCGCGGTAGCGACCACCGTCGCGGGTGAGAAGCGGAAGGCCGGCGACGGCGGCATGCGCGCCAAGGAAGAAATCAGGCAGCACGCCGGTGCGCAGGCCGCCCGACCTGCGGTGCTGCGCGAAAACCTTGCCGGCGAGAAACAGGGCCGCGCGCGGAATCGGAGCGATCGCGAGGCCGGCCTGATCGAGGAGTGCCTCGACCTGCTCGATGCGATCATATCGAACGGACAGCTCGGCATAGACGACATCGTTGATCAGCAATGGTCCCTTGAGACTGGCTGCCTCGAGTTGGGCGGCCGACCAATCCGCCCATTTTGGATCATCGGTTACAAGGTCGAGCAGAACATTGGTGTCGACGAGCGTCACGCTTCGCCGCGCGTCAGAGCCATGATCGCGTCGGTATCCATTCCTTTTCCGGCATGGCCACGCAGCTTCCGGAAACGGCCTGCGGACGGCTTGCCGTCGACGCGCGCAATCACCACGCTGCCGTCGGCGGCGCGGCGGAAATCGACCTTGCTGCCGGGCACGATCCCCAGAAGATCGCGGACCGGTTTCGGGATCGTCACCTGTCCTTTTGCTGTGACCGTCGTCGACATCGTCAGGCTCGGTAATACCAGATTCCGATATTGTAATACCGCGGGCGCGCCGCTTCAATATCGATCACCGGCGCTGATCGCTCCGTGCCGCGCGCCGCCGCAGATCCATTTTTTCCCTCCGGGCACATTCACCGCCGCCCGGCCGCGGCGCTCCGCCTTGCGTAGACGCCGGAAAAGGTCACGCCATGGCCGCCGCAGGCGCCATTGTCGTCGACCAGCAGGTAATGGCCGGCGAAACGAAAGCGGATGCGGCAACCGCCGCTGTCCGGAGCCGCGGCGGCTCCGGCGGGAGTTTCGCCGCGATAGTGCCCGCCCGTATAGCCCGCGACGGGTCCGTGCGGGCCCTCGCCCGTATAGGCCGGCCCTCCGAAACTGCCGGTATTGTAGGACGGCGGCCCCCGTGTCGCCTCGCCTTCGACCAGGATGTAGCCCGGTCCGCCCGGCGCGATGCGGATCGAAGCCTCGGCCAGGCCGTTCGCCCATGTGCCATAGGCCTCGGCCGAGCCCAACTGCAGCATGCTGTCGCCCTGAATGCGCAAGGCGGCCTTGTCCAGCCAGCCGCTGGTCGTCCTGCCTTCCGGCGAAATGAAATGCGCGCAGACGAAGCCGTCGACCGCCGGCCAGGTGACGAGAACCTCGTTGCCGGCAACCACATAGGCGTCCGTCCGGCAATTTTCCGCGCGGGACGGACAGTCGGCCGCGGCGGCGCCCGGCGAGGCGACAAAGTGCAGCCGCCCGACGCCGTCATTGACGCGGAAAACCGGGAAATCCTCCGTGCCGAACAAGGCGCCCACCGAGCAGTCCCGCCCCGCCGCGCCGGCGCTGGCGGACCATACGACCGCCGCCAGACATCCGACGAGAAGACCGATCATCGGCAATCGCACGATGCACCCTCCGGCAGAAACCTCACAAGCCTTCCGAACAGCCAAGCCGCAGCAAGGCCTCGCCTGGAGCGGCGCATGCTCACACGCGCGCCGGCTCGTCATGCAGGTGGCAGGCGGCGAAATGCCCCTCGCCCGTGGCCTTGAGCTGCGGCTCCTCCACCCGGCAGCGCTCGAAGGCATAGGGGCAGCGGGTGTGGAAGCGGCAGCCCTTCGGCGGATTGATCGGGCTCGGCACGTCGCCTTTCAGGATGATGCGCTCGCGCGCCGCGCCCGGGTCGGGAACCGGCACGGCGGAGAGCAGCGCCTGGGTATAGGGATGCTTCGGCTCGGCGAAGATGCCGCGGCGCGGCGCGATCTCGACGATCTTGCCGAGATACATCACCGCCACGCGATGGGTCATATGCTCGACCACCGCCAGGTCGTGGCTGATGAACAGGAGGGCGAGTCCGAGCTCCTTCTGCAGGTCCTGCAGCAGGTTGACGATCTGCGCCTTGACCGAGACGTCGAGAGCGGAGACCGCCTCGTCGCAGATGATCAGGTCCGGCTCGGCGGCGAGCGCACGGGCGATGCCGATGCGCTGGCGCTGGCCGCCGGAAAATTCGTGCGGCCAGCGGTTCACCGCATCGCGCGGCAGGCGCACCGTGTCCATGAGGTCGCCGATGCGCCGGTCGATGTCGGCGCGATCCTTGGCGAGGCCGAAATTGGTGATCGGCTCGGCCAGGATGTCGCGCACCTTCAGGCGCGGGTTGAGCGAGGAGAACGGGTCCTGGAACACCACCTGGACGCGCCGGCGGATCGGCCTGAGCGTGCCCGGCGACATGCCGTCGATGCGCTGGCCGTCGAGCACGACCTCGCCCGAGGTGATGGGGAAGAGCTTGAGGATGGCCT
This portion of the bacterium YEK0313 genome encodes:
- the gsiB_9 gene encoding Glutathione-binding protein GsiB precursor — encoded protein: MFRPSRRSVLTLAAAGAGAGLLGPRAFGQAERETHGISSFGDLKYGPDFKHFDFVNPGAPKGGTFIHSPSSWGFNQNPNTFNTMNTFVLRGDAPPQLDGIYASLMAGGGDEPDSLYGLAAERVRISADGLTYRFRLRDIARFHDGSPITAADVAWSLTTLKEKGHPILRVLLRDVAGAEAEEERLVKVTFAEGRARDLPLTVAGMPILSKAYYATRDFEASTMELPLGSSAYKVGRFEPGRFIEYERVKDWWGERLPVSVGQNNFDIVRLEFFRDRDVAFEAFKSRAYTFREEFTARVWATQYDFPAVRDGRVVRKELPDETPSGAQGWFINTRRPKFADRRVREALGLAFDFEWTNKNVMFDAYKRTHSFFQNSPLMASGPPSPEELALLEPFRGKVADEVFGTPYSPPASDGSGQDRNLLRRATALLREAGCTLRDNKLLDPQGQPLTVEFLDFENSLERHTQPFVANLRRLGIEAGIRRVDSAQYQSRLKDYDFDMTVRRYSLSLTPGEGMRSFFGSASGREPGSNNLAGIADPVLDALIEKALVASSRAELTVICKAIDRVLRAGRYWVPNWYKGSHTIAFWDLFGFPETKPRYSRGAPATWWYDQAKAAKLG
- the lrp_3 gene encoding Leucine-responsive regulatory protein, with the translated sequence MQLDHLDRRILQELQRDGRITNQALAERVGLSATPCLRRVRLLEAAGVITGYVATIDQQAVDLPVSVFISIKLERQREEELDRFASAVAGWPEVMECYLMTGQRDYLMRVVCADLPAYESFLKEKLTRLDGVASIESSFALTQVKHTNVLPIG
- the aceE gene encoding Pyruvate dehydrogenase E1 component; the encoded protein is MTDRRLAPLSALEQKVLWLASWTIHNANHLRASADGLKVGGHQASSASLATIMTALYFAVLRPEDRVAVKPHASPNFHAIQYLLGNQSRAKLETFRGYKGAQSYPSRTKDGDDVDFSTGSVGLGVAQTLFSSLVQDYVKAHGWAKDQPEGRMVALIGDAEMDEGNIYEALIEGWKHGLRNTWWVVDYNRQSLDAVIREGLWQRFEAMFRNFGWDVVILKYGKLLEAAFAEPGGTRLRDWIDTCPNQLYSALCFQGGAAWRKRLTDDIGDQGPVTRLIDSRSDADLARLMTNLGGHDLATLVEAFEQIDHDRPVCFIAYTIKGFGLPLQGHKDNHAGLMTPAQMDSLRQAMKIRSGHEWDRFEGLPVAADRLEAFLAEVPFAARGVRRHTAPKIAVPEMLACPAQPAMSTQQGFGLILNEIARLDTRFADRIVTTSPDVTVSTNLGAFVNRRGLFARESLADTFRQERIPSTFNWDFSPRGQHIELGIAEMNLFIMLSALGLSHSIHGERLLPIGTLYDPFIQRGLDALNYACYQDARFILAATPSGVTLAPEGGAHQSIATPLIGIAQDGIAAFEPAFVDELATIMRFGFDYIQRDGGEDPDETTWLRDETGGSIYLRLSTRTIDQPQRAMTPELARDIVNGAYWMRRPGPNCQVVIAYTGTVAPEAIAAAGLLSETHRDVGVLAITSADRLNAGWTAAERARQRGIHTAMSHIERLIAPLSRECGFVTVIDGHPATLAWIGSVHGHRLKSLGVEHFGQTGTIGDLYRHFGIDTNAILHAAQAVVAGRPVRYLAALP
- the rna gene encoding Ribonuclease I precursor — protein: MSIAVFRRLGALAFAGVLAASAGIGTALGQARHGATPGEFDFYVLALSWSPSFCEAQGERSSRSMQCAGDRPFSFVVHGLWPQFTRGFPEYCQVPAPDLDRRIVNGMLDIMPAPGLVRQQWAKHGTCSGARSPGAYFETVRQARAKIRIPQEFEAISEIRTVSPDEVEEAFVRANPGLQRDMISVQCDAHRLREVRICIGRDMNFSACEEAERRSCRRERLAMPPVRPGRS
- the mltA gene encoding Membrane-bound lytic murein transglycosylase A precursor, whose translation is MRGRLVRCAGLAALVLAAAAQGTRARAASELLLLLRPPTSAAGLPSEPRLADPAPPGQTAALPPAGPATVVPPEPAAEPPLVPPAPETHASGFPLVFPDAWLEAATFAAVPGWDEDRQDLAFKPFLVSCRQIMRARAAPRVGQPIWFALRDICPRALALPQPVDRAAAKAFFETEFRPARIAKMNEASGFLTGYYEPEVEASRERTETYRVAFLSRPDDLANGRGVTSGAFDARGGAGRWVEGRLLPYFDRGEIEEGALDGRGLEIAWVRDPVDLLFTQIQGSARLRFADGSTLRIGYAAHNGHRYVPVGRVLVERGIATREQMSMDFIRTWMGQNPDAARDVRRQNRSYVFFRVKSELSHEDGPIGGQGVPISDWRSLAIDRNVHAYGTPVYIDGLMPTGPSESGEPFRRLMIAQDTGSAIVGPARGDLFLGTGPEAGSTAGRIRHRADWYVLLPAGLSPAAANVPLPQPRPAR
- a CDS encoding Tim44-like domain protein: MNNAFDIYTIIFLALAVFIFFRLRSVLGTKTGQERDPFQPGDKNREAQRGPADVVPLPNRNGQQQPAPPPAAEPGQPAEPRWTNVAAAGSPAARGLDAIAGRDPSFDAVGFVGGAKSAYEMIVLAFAGGDRRTLRDLLAKDVFEGFEAAIKDRESRGETVETRFVGIEKADITDAQMRGDQAQVTLKFVSQLVTATRDRAGNVVDGSPDRVTDVTDIWTFARNVTDRDPNWRLIATEAGS
- a CDS encoding PIN domain protein — protein: MTLVDTNVLLDLVTDDPKWADWSAAQLEAASLKGPLLINDVVYAELSVRYDRIEQVEALLDQAGLAIAPIPRAALFLAGKVFAQHRRSGGLRTGVLPDFFLGAHAAVAGLPLLTRDGGRYRAYFPSLELISPTM
- a CDS encoding putative regulator PrlF, whose product is MSTTVTAKGQVTIPKPVRDLLGIVPGSKVDFRRAADGSVVIARVDGKPSAGRFRKLRGHAGKGMDTDAIMALTRGEA